A genome region from Cucumis sativus cultivar 9930 chromosome 4, Cucumber_9930_V3, whole genome shotgun sequence includes the following:
- the LOC101215612 gene encoding uncharacterized protein LOC101215612 codes for MAYSNRSVVAFRFSKALFEQCHGAAAAAAAVPPFSPAPAVSISYKVDTSEERDVTGAKAEELIAEMVKDGKVRSTVEVAYDATKGTAEKVKDTVIAEANENVVDTTEYRSMENMDDQKQ; via the exons ATGGCTTACTCCAATCGATCTGTTGTTGCTTTCCGTTTTTCAAAAGCTTTGTTTGAACAATGCCATGGCGCTGCCGCTGCCGCTGCTGCTGTTCCTCCCTTCTCCCCCGCTCCCGCCGTTTCTATTTCTTATAAG GTTGATACAAGCGAGGAAAGGGACGTGACAGGAGCAAAAGCGGAAGAGCTGATAGCAGAGATGGTCAAAGATGGAAAGGTGAGAAGTACAGTGGAGGTGGCTTATGATGCAACGAAAGGGACGGCGGAGAAGGTGAAGGACACCGTAATTGCAGAGGCAAACGAAAATGTAGTGGACACTACTGAGTACAGAAGCATGGAGAATATGG